The sequence CGCGGCTGCGCGCTGCTCCAGCTATGCAGCAGCCCAGGGCGCAGCACTGAACCTCTGGCCTGCACACGCAAAAACGCCTGCCGGGGCAGCGAGGCTGCTCGGGCAGGCGTGGGCCCAGCGGGAACTTGCGGCAGGCCGCAAGTTCATGCTCAGTGGCTGCGAATCATGGTGCCGTAGGCCTGGTCAGTCAGGATTTCCAGCAGCATGGAATGCGGCACGCGGCCGTCGATGATGTGCACGGCATTCACGCCGGCCTTGGCCGCGTCCAGCGCACCACTGATCTTGGGCAGCATGCCGCCGGAGATGGTGCCGTCGGCAAACAGGCCGTCGATTTCACGCGCCGTCAGATCGGTCAGCAGCTTGCCCGCCTTGTCCAGCACGCCGGGGGTGTTGGTCAGCAGCACCAGCTTTTCGGCCTGCAACACCGTAGCCAGCTTGCTGGCCACCACGTCGGCGTTGATGTTGTAGCTCTCGTTTTCTTCACCAAAACCAATGGGGCTGATGACGGGAATGAAGGCATCATCCTGCAGCGCCTTGACCACGCTGGGGTCGATTGCCACGATGTCACCCACCTGGCCCACGTCGTACTCGATGCTGGGATCCTTGTTGTCCAGCAGCTTCAGCTTCTTGGCACGAATCAAACCACCATCACGCCCCGTCAGGCCCACAGCCTTGCCGCCGGCCTGGTGGATCAAGCCCACGATGTCCTGCTGCACCTCGCCGGCCAGCACCCACTCCACCACTTCCATGGTTTCTTCGTCGGTCACCCGCATGCCCTGGATGAACTCGCCCTTCTTGCCCAATCGGTTCAGCGCGGTTTCAATCTGCGGTCCCCCACCATGCACCACCACCGGATTGATCCCCACCAACTTGAGCAACACCACGTCTTCCGCAAAATCCGCCTGCAAGGCGGGATCGGTCATGGCGTTGCCGCCATACTTGATGACCATGGTCTTGCCATGGAACTTGCGAATGTAGGGCAGTGCCTGGGCGAGGATTTCGGCTTTGTCGCGGGGGGCGATGTGGGTGATGGTGTCGGTCATGGGGAAGAAAGCGCCTGCGATCACAGGACAATGAGAAGTTCAAAAAGAATCAAAGGCCGCTGACCCAGCGGCCTTTGCCCGTGGCTGTGGATTCTGCCCCAACTGTCACAGGTTTCTGCGATGCAGCCCTATTGGATTCAATTGGTATCACTCGCCAGACGCTGCGTGGCCTGACTACCCAGGCATTCCTGCTCAGAGCTGCCCGCGGGCACATAGCCGCTCACCAGCTGTGACAGCAGCTGGTGAATCGCAGGCGCGTCGCCGATTTTGGCCGCGGTGCGCAGGCTGAGCAGGTGCGGCAGCAGCTCTTCCCAAGGCAGAAAGCCCTCATGGGCCTTCATGATGCGCGGGTGCTCCGTGGTCTCCGGGTTGTCGCCGATCAACAGCTCCTCGTACAGCTTCTCACCGGGACGCAGGCCCACGACCTGGATCGCTATATCGCCTGAGGCATGGGCGCCGTCCTTGACAGTCAAGCCTGACAAACGAATCATGCGCCGCGCCAGATCAACAATCTTTACCGGTTGGCCCATGTCCAGTACAAACACATCGCCACCGCGCCCCATGGCCCCGGCCTGCAGCACCAGCTGCGCAGCCTCGGGAATGGTCATGAAGTAGCGCGTAACCTGGGCATGGGTCACCGTCAGCGGCCCGCCGGCACGCAGCTGCTGGCGAAACAGCGGCACCACGCTGCCGCTGCTGCCCAGCACATTGCCAAAGCGCACCATGCAAAAACAGGTCCGGTTGCGAGTCGGCGTCTCGGTCTTGAAGGGTTGCTCGTCGATGGGGCAGTAATCCACCTGCTGCGCGCTGGCCAGGGCCTGCAAGGCCAACTCGGCCATGCGCTTGCTGGCGCCCATGACGTTGGTGGGGCGCACAGCCTTGTCGGTGGAGATCAGAACGAACTGCTCCACCCCCACCTCCATGGCGGCCCGCGCCACATTGAGGGTGCCGAACACATTGTTCAAAATGCCTTCGGAAGGGTTGTCCTGCACCAGGGGCACATGCTTGTAGGCTGCGGCATGGTAGACGGTATGCGGCCTGTGCTGCTCGAAAACCGCGCGCACGCGGCGCAGATTCCGAATACTGCCCATCTGGGCATGAATCTCCACCGGCAGCTGATGCTCCTTGCACAGCAGCTGCAGCTCCTGGTGAATCGCATACAGCCCGTACTCGTTGTGCTCCAGCAGCACCAGTTTTTGTGGCCGCTCGCGCACGATCTGGCGGCACAGCTCGCTGCCTATGCTGCCGCCAGCCCCCGTCACCAACACCACCTTGTGGCCCAGATTCTGGGCCAGCAGCTGGCGGTCTGGCCTGACGGGCTCGCGCCCGAGCAGGTCCTCAATGTCCAGCTCCTGAAAATCAGACACCGAAACCTTGCCCGAAGCCAGGTCCAACATGCCCGGCAGCGAGCGCACATGTACGGGCAACAGTTGGAGCTGGTCGATGATCTCGCGGCGGCGCTGGCGGTCCAGGGAAGGGATGGCCAGCAGGATGTCGGAAATCTTCAAATGTTCTACCTGCGCAGACAAATGATCGGGGCCGTAAATTTTGACGCCATTGATGGTTCTTCCCACTTTGGAAGCGTCCTCGTCAACGAACCCCATCAACACAAAGTCCCGCACCCCACTCATGGCAGCGGCCGTTTGCACCCCTGCCTCTCCCGCCCCATAGATCAATAAGCGGCCCTTTTCATTGAGATGGGCTGTGACCCCCTCTCCCATCAGCCAAAAGCGCGCCATGGCCCGGCTAACACCAACAAGCACCAGAAAAATCAGCGGCTGTATTAGACCGATGCTGCGTGGAACCCCCTGCCGATTCAGCAGCAACAAACTGCAGAAAAAAAGCCCCCCATAGACCATCACAGCAATCGCCGTAGTGGCCATTGCACTCATACCGGTGTAGCGGAAAATAGCCCGATACAAACCCATGCGGATGAAAACCGGCAGGAACAGCAGCGCGGCCAGCACATAGACAAAATTCTGCTCATGCAAGGGGAGTCCGACCTGGTCAATACGCAGATAAAACGCCAGCCATACAGCGATGAGCGACATCACCATATCCAGCCCGATGACCAAGGCCTGCTTCGCACGCCGGGGAAGCTCTAGCAAGGGCTCTGCAAATCTGTCAAGCATCATTTTT comes from Comamonas sp. GB3 AK4-5 and encodes:
- the argB gene encoding acetylglutamate kinase, translated to MTDTITHIAPRDKAEILAQALPYIRKFHGKTMVIKYGGNAMTDPALQADFAEDVVLLKLVGINPVVVHGGGPQIETALNRLGKKGEFIQGMRVTDEETMEVVEWVLAGEVQQDIVGLIHQAGGKAVGLTGRDGGLIRAKKLKLLDNKDPSIEYDVGQVGDIVAIDPSVVKALQDDAFIPVISPIGFGEENESYNINADVVASKLATVLQAEKLVLLTNTPGVLDKAGKLLTDLTAREIDGLFADGTISGGMLPKISGALDAAKAGVNAVHIIDGRVPHSMLLEILTDQAYGTMIRSH
- a CDS encoding polysaccharide biosynthesis protein, with protein sequence MVMSLIAVWLAFYLRIDQVGLPLHEQNFVYVLAALLFLPVFIRMGLYRAIFRYTGMSAMATTAIAVMVYGGLFFCSLLLLNRQGVPRSIGLIQPLIFLVLVGVSRAMARFWLMGEGVTAHLNEKGRLLIYGAGEAGVQTAAAMSGVRDFVLMGFVDEDASKVGRTINGVKIYGPDHLSAQVEHLKISDILLAIPSLDRQRRREIIDQLQLLPVHVRSLPGMLDLASGKVSVSDFQELDIEDLLGREPVRPDRQLLAQNLGHKVVLVTGAGGSIGSELCRQIVRERPQKLVLLEHNEYGLYAIHQELQLLCKEHQLPVEIHAQMGSIRNLRRVRAVFEQHRPHTVYHAAAYKHVPLVQDNPSEGILNNVFGTLNVARAAMEVGVEQFVLISTDKAVRPTNVMGASKRMAELALQALASAQQVDYCPIDEQPFKTETPTRNRTCFCMVRFGNVLGSSGSVVPLFRQQLRAGGPLTVTHAQVTRYFMTIPEAAQLVLQAGAMGRGGDVFVLDMGQPVKIVDLARRMIRLSGLTVKDGAHASGDIAIQVVGLRPGEKLYEELLIGDNPETTEHPRIMKAHEGFLPWEELLPHLLSLRTAAKIGDAPAIHQLLSQLVSGYVPAGSSEQECLGSQATQRLASDTN